Sequence from the Deltaproteobacteria bacterium genome:
TCGAGCTCAGCCACGGGGGTGATGGCGCCGGTGCGGCCCACCGAAGGGACGATGTTGCGCACCCGCGTGCGGGCCTGCTGGGCGGCGAACTTGAAAGCGATCGCCCACCGGGGCGAGCGCGAGACCTCGCCCAGCCGGCGTTGCAATTCGAAGTCGTTCACCTTGGCGACGATGCCGTCGACCTCATAGGGCAGCTCAGCGCGCCGCTGCTCGATCTCGGCATGGTACCGCTCGACCTCGGCGGCACCGCAGCAGCGCCGGTTGAGCGGATTGGTCTTCAGTCCCCAGGATTGCAGGCAGCCGAGAAACTCCCAGTGACTGGCGCAACCGGCGCCGGCGATCTGGCCGGGGCTGTGGCAGAAGATGTCGAGTGGGCGCTGCGCGGTGATGCGCGCATCGAGCTGGCGCAACGAGCCGGCGGCGGCGTTGCGGGGGTTGGCGAAGGTGGGCTCGCCCCGCTCTTCGCGCCCGCGGTTGAGCTGCGCGAAGGCGGCCTTCGGGAAGATCACCTCGCCGCGTACCTCCAACCGCGCCGGCAGCGGCGGGGCTCCGGGGGTGCGAATGAGCTGCAACGGCACGCTGTGGATGGTCCTGACGTTGGCGGTGACGTCCTCACCGGTGGTACCGTCCCCGCGCGTGGAGGCGACGCTGAGCTCGCCGTCGAGGTAGACCAGCTCCACCGCCAGGCCGTCGAGCTTGGGCTCGGCGACGTAGTGCACCGCCGTGCTGGTCTTCAGGAAGCGGCGGACGCGGTCGTCGAACTCGCGGAACTCCGCCGGCGCCATGGCGTTGCCCAGCGACAGCATGGGCAGGGTGTGGCGTACCGAGCCGAACTTCTCGGCCGGCGCGGCGCCAACCCGCTGAGTCGGTGAATTGGGGCGGCGCAGCTGGGGAAAGGTCTCTTCCAATTCCTGTAGGCGGCGAAACAGCCGGTCGTATGCGGCATCCGAAATCTCGGGCGCGTCGCCGACGTAGTAGAGGTAGTTGTGGCGGGTGATCTCCTGACTCAGTCGCGCGATCTCACGCACCGCCGCCGCAGCGCTGAGCTGAGATGCCGGTGAACTGGAAGACGACACGCTCGTCTGTATACCGCCGCAGCGGGGCGACGGGCAACGGGGCCGGCGGCAGACCAAGAGAGTCCGCTACCGGCCGCCGGCAGCCGCTGAAACCGTTTCCCGCGACGCTTGCGCAATCGGTCGCCGGCGACCTAGAAGGAACCCGTGTGAGCTGCGCCCAGCCGACAATGAGAATCACGCACGCGACAACTACAGCCCGCGACTTTGGTTCGAGCCCGCGCTCGTAGCAGGCCCGCGGTGACAGCCGTGCTCGCGATCGCCGCGGTTTACCTCCTACCCGGCTTCGGTGCCGCGGCGATCTTCTC
This genomic interval carries:
- the ligA gene encoding NAD-dependent DNA ligase LigA, producing the protein MSSSSSPASQLSAAAAVREIARLSQEITRHNYLYYVGDAPEISDAAYDRLFRRLQELEETFPQLRRPNSPTQRVGAAPAEKFGSVRHTLPMLSLGNAMAPAEFREFDDRVRRFLKTSTAVHYVAEPKLDGLAVELVYLDGELSVASTRGDGTTGEDVTANVRTIHSVPLQLIRTPGAPPLPARLEVRGEVIFPKAAFAQLNRGREERGEPTFANPRNAAAGSLRQLDARITAQRPLDIFCHSPGQIAGAGCASHWEFLGCLQSWGLKTNPLNRRCCGAAEVERYHAEIEQRRAELPYEVDGIVAKVNDFELQRRLGEVSRSPRWAIAFKFAAQQARTRVRNIVPSVGRTGAITPVAELEPVPVGGVTVSNASLHNMDEVERKDVRIGDTVIIERAGDVIPYVVGVVTSERTGRERKFHMPATCPVCGSRVVREEGEAAYRCIGMSCPAKLREAIRHFASKHALNIDGLGDKLVTQLIEAELVRSVADLYDLTKEQLVELERMAEKSAQNIIDAITASKHTTLARFINGLGIPQVGEHMAALLAEHFGNIAALEHAGEDELLSIREVGPETARAIRAFFAMKQNREVISRLLRAGVQPAGERRLRGDKLAGRTFVLTGALAIPRDEAVRLIEAEGGKVTGSVTKKTDYVVAGEEPGSKLDKAKQLGVPVLDEAQLRALLQAPPSGIEARR